One segment of Toxoplasma gondii ME49 chromosome VI, whole genome shotgun sequence DNA contains the following:
- a CDS encoding histone H4 (encoded by transcript TGME49_239260~Gene product name based on ToxoDB Community Expert Annotation.) translates to MSGRGKGGKGLGKGGAKRHRKVLRDNIQGITKPAIRRLARRGGVKRISGLIYEEIRGVLKVFLENIIKDSVTYTEHARRKTVTAMDIVYSLKRQGRTLYGFGG, encoded by the coding sequence ATGTCGGGCCGAGGCAAGGGCGGAAAGGGTTTGGGAAAGGGAGGCGCGAAGCGTCACCGAAAGGTGTTGCGTGATAACATCCAGGGTATCACCAAGCCGGCCATTCGCCGTCTGGCGCGTCGTGGTGGTGTGAAGCGTATTTCTGGTCTCATCTACGAAGAGATCCGTGGTGTCTTGAAGGTGTTCCTTGAGAACATCATCAAGGACTCCGTCACCTACACGGAGCACGCTCGCAGAAAGACCGTCACCGCTATGGACATCGTCTACTCCCTGAAGCGCCAGGGCAGAACCCTCTACGGTTTCGGTGGTTAA